The Magnetovibrio sp. DNA window CGTGCTTGGGAATCGCCATGTCGCCGACGTAATTGACAAACGCGAACACCGCGAGGGTGAACAGGATGGCGCCGAGAACGTTTTTGATCATGAGAAAGCCCGCTTTTTTTATCTGCTGTAACGACCCGTGTCCCATCGCCGCACGCCTGTAAGTTGCCCGGATGCGCCGATGTGCGACTTTAACCACAAGACCGCATCAACATCAATGGTGCCAAGGCCTTGAATATGCGTAAGCTATATGGTCTCGTGACGGCAGTTTGACAATCCTTGAGGTCTCGCAGATGTCCAAATTGAACCCCATTGTGATCGTTCCCGCGCGGATGGCGTCGACGCGCCTGCCCGGCAAACCGCTGGCCGACATCGCCGGGTTGCCGATGATCGTGCAAGTTCTCAAGCGTGCCGAGGAAGCCGCCATCGGCCCCGTGGTCGTGGCGTGCGCGGAACGCGAAATCAAGGATGCGGTCGAGGCGGTAGGCGGGCGGGCGGTGTTGACGGACCCCAACCACCCGTCGGGTTCGGACCGTATTTTCGAGGCACTGCAAACATGCGACCCCACTGGCAACTTCGATGCCATCGTCAATCTGCAAGGCGACCTGCCGGTGCTCGATCCCGCCGTGGTGCGCGCCGCGCTCAGCCCGCTGGACGACGCGGATGTCGATATCGCGACCTTGGTGGCCGAAATCGAGTTGGAAGAAGAAAAGACCAACCCCAACGTGGTCAAGGCCGTGGTCGGCTTCAAGGATGGCGCGCGCATCGGGCGGGCGCTGTATTTTTCCCGCGCCACCGTGCCCCATGGCGACGGCCCGCTGTATCACCACATCGGCATCTACGCCTATCGCCGCAATGCGCTGGAACGGTTCGTCGGCTTGAGCCCCGGAATTTTGGAACAACGCGAGAAATTGGAGCAATTGCGCGCCTTGGAAAACGGCATGCGCATCGATGCGGCGCGCGTTGACACGGTTCCGTTCGGGGTTGATACTCCCGCCGACCTGGAGCGGGCCCGGCAGATTTTAGCCGCCCAATAACGTATATAGAGAGCAAGCTATGAGCGCAGACAACACCATCGCTTTTCAAGGCGAACTTGGGGCCAATTCCGACATGGCGTGCCGCGCCGTGTTCCCGGACATGCAGACGCTCGCTTGCTATACCTTCGACGACGCTTTTTCGGCGGTGCGTGACGGTCGGGCGCGTTTGGCGATGATTCCCATCGACAATTCGGTGGCCGGTCGTGTTGCCGACATTCACCACCTGCTGCCCAATTCCGGCCTGCACATCATCGGCGAGCATTTTCAGCGCATCGATCATCATCTGTTGGCGGTCAAGGGTGCGCGCATCGAGGATCTGACCCATGTGCACAGTCACGTGCACGCGCTCAACCAATGCCGCGGCATCATCCGCGAATTGAAGTTGGAGCCGGTGGTGCATGCCGACACGGCGGGCGCTGCGCACATGATCAGCGTGCGGGGCGACAAAACCCAAGGCGCGATCGCTTCGAAACTCGCCGGTGAAATCTATGGCCTGGAAGACCTGCGCGCCAACATCGAGGACGCCGAACACAACACCACGCGGTTTCTCATCATGGCCAAGGAAGCCATCATGCCGCCGCAGGGCGAAGGCTTGGTGATGACCAGCTTCGTGTTTCGCGTGCAAAGCATTCCCGCAGCGCTCTACAAGGCGCTCGGCGGCTTCGCCACCAACGGCATCAACATGACCAAGTTGGAAAGCTACATCATCGACGGCAGCTTTCAGGCCGCCCAGTTCTATGCCGAAGTCGAAGGCCATCCCTTTGACGAAAGCATGAAGCTGGCGTTCAACGAACTGCGTTTCTTCACCCACGAAGTCAAAATCATGGGCACCTATCCGGCGTCGTCCGTGCGCGCGGAGATGGGCTGAGCGTCGACCAAGTGATTGCGCCTTAGGTCTTGCAAAGGGGGGGCGTTTCGCCTTATCTCATCCCCACGCACATGCTAGACTATCCAGACTATAGGCCATCATTGAAGCGGGGACAGTGCAGATGTTGAGGCGTGAGCCTGATAAATTGGCGTTTCAAGGCATGGATCCTGCGAAGGACCCGCTTAAAATCCTGCGCATGACCGGCTTCAGCGCCCTGGACGAAGCGACGCTGTTGGGCGCGCTGTTGGATCTGAAAGCCCACATGCGCAAAGACGGCGTGATGGAAGACCTGCACAACAAAGGCCGCGAAGCCTTGCGGGTGCTGGCGGCGCGCAAAAGCAAGCCCTGACGCAGGACCGCGCACCTTGCAAGCAGCGCTGTATCTCGTGCGTCGAGCGATGTGCGGTTCCGTGCATATTTTAAACGAAATCAGTGTTTTCTGTCTTGGATCGGCGGGGCCGTGCTGGTACTGTGCATACGCGCCGTTAACGTAGGGGATTCTGCGTGCCTAAGTCCGTGTTTCAAATCAAGCCGATAGAGGGGATGTCTATGCTCTCCCGGCTCGCCAAATCCATGCGTGTCGCGGCTGTGCCTGCGGCGGCGTCTGTTTTGGCGGCGGTGGCTTTGTCGGGCTGCACGACCTTTCTCACCAACACCTCCGAAGCGTTTTTGGAAGAATGCATCAACGACCGACTCGACATCGTTGAAAACGTCGATTGGTCCACGGTTCCGTCCAACCGCATGCGCATCGTCGACAACAACTTCCGTCCGATGGTGATGTATCTGGAAAAGGGCCGCCCCTATAGCTTGACGGTGGAAAACGCCGATCCGGTGGTGCACGACATATGGGCGCCCGGCCTGTTCAAGCACGGCGTGGCGCTGGAGAGCGTGCAGATCGGCGACAAGACCCCGGCCAAGGGTTGCGTCAACGGCGTGCGAATCGAACCGCGCAGTACCGTGACGTTGCGATTCGTCCCGGTTTGGGAAGGCCGTTACGAATTTCGCGACAGCATCCTGGCGCTGATGCCCGGCCAATACGCCGACGGCGTGTTTCACATCGTCGAGCCGCGTCTCGGTTTGGCCGTCAACTGATTCGCCTTTCCCCTAACTTACTTCTGACTTTTCAATGCGTTGGAAGCGGCTGGGCCGACTTTGCACCGATCCGTCAAATAAACTTTGTTATGGGCTTTGCAGCGGGCGGGCGGCCTTGATATACTCCGCGCGGGAGATCGGCGCGGACGAAGTTCTCGCGAACCCGGTCAGGTCCGGAAGGAAGCAGCCGCAACGAGTTTCGCTTCGGGTCGCTGCTGGTCTCCCACCTCTTCTTTGCCTAGGACCTGAAGGCAGGCTCAGCGAACCATGTCCGACGAGACCAAACCAGACGCGCCCGCTGAAGAATACCGGGTCCTGGCGCGCAAATACCGTCCCACGGATTTCAACACCCTGATCGGCCAGGAAGCGTTGGTGCGCACCCTGACCAACGCCATTCAGTCGGGCCGTTTGGCCCACGCGTTCATGCTGACCGGCGTGCGCGGCGTGGGCAAAACCACCACCGCGCGGATCATCGCGCGCGCGCTCAACTGCATCGGTCCCGACGGTCAAGGCGGCGAAACGGCCGAGCCCTGCGGTGTGTGCGAAAACTGCACCGCCATCGCCGAAGACCGCCACGTCGACGTGATGGAAATGGACGCCGCGTCCAGAACCGGCGTCGACGATATCCGCGAAATCATCGAAGGCGTGCGCTACAAGCCCGTTTCGGCGCGCTACAAAGTCTACATCATCGACGAAGTGCACATGCTGTCCAAAAACGCCTTCAACGCGTTGTTGAAGACGTTGGAAGAACCGCCCGAGCACGTCAAATTCATCTTCGCCACCACCGAAATCCGCAAGGTTCCGGTGACGGTGCTGTCGCGCTGTCAACGATTCGACTTGCGCCGCATCGACATGGACACCTTGTCGGCGCACTTCAAAGGCATCGTCGCAAAAGAAGGCGCATCGGTCACCGACGGCGCGTTGGCGCTGATTTCGCGCGCCGCCGACGGCTCGGTCCGCGACGGTCTGTCGCTGCTGGACCAGGCGATCGCCCATACCGCCGGTGAAGTCGGCGAAGACGCGGTGCGCGACATGCTGGGCTTGGCGGACCGGGCGCGCACCTTCGATCTGTTGGATGCGGTGATGAAGGGCGATGTCGAAGAGGCGCTCGGCCAATTGGCATCGCAATACGACAGCGGCGCCGATCCGGCCCAGGTTCTCGAAGACATGTTGGAATTGGTGCATTGGCTGACCCGCATCAAGGTCACGCCGTCTGCTGCCGATGCTCCCGGCGTGCCGGAAATGGAACGCACCCGCGGCGGTGAGATGGCTCGCGGACTGTCGATGGCGGCATTGACGCGGGGCTGGCAGATGTTGCTCAAGGGCTTGGGCGAAGTGCGCTCCGCGCCCAGCGCGCTGCAAGCCGCTGAAATGATTTTGGTGCGTCTGATGTACGGCTTGGAATTGCCCGGCCCGGCGGATGTGCTCAAGAAATTGCAAGACGCGCCCACGACGCAACCGTCCTCGCCCGGTGGCGGCGGTGCTGCGATGGGCGGTGGCGGCATGACGACGATGGCGTCGGGTGCGCCGACCCAGCCGAGTGCGCCAACC harbors:
- a CDS encoding 3-deoxy-manno-octulosonate cytidylyltransferase, which produces MSKLNPIVIVPARMASTRLPGKPLADIAGLPMIVQVLKRAEEAAIGPVVVACAEREIKDAVEAVGGRAVLTDPNHPSGSDRIFEALQTCDPTGNFDAIVNLQGDLPVLDPAVVRAALSPLDDADVDIATLVAEIELEEEKTNPNVVKAVVGFKDGARIGRALYFSRATVPHGDGPLYHHIGIYAYRRNALERFVGLSPGILEQREKLEQLRALENGMRIDAARVDTVPFGVDTPADLERARQILAAQ
- a CDS encoding prephenate dehydratase, with product MSADNTIAFQGELGANSDMACRAVFPDMQTLACYTFDDAFSAVRDGRARLAMIPIDNSVAGRVADIHHLLPNSGLHIIGEHFQRIDHHLLAVKGARIEDLTHVHSHVHALNQCRGIIRELKLEPVVHADTAGAAHMISVRGDKTQGAIASKLAGEIYGLEDLRANIEDAEHNTTRFLIMAKEAIMPPQGEGLVMTSFVFRVQSIPAALYKALGGFATNGINMTKLESYIIDGSFQAAQFYAEVEGHPFDESMKLAFNELRFFTHEVKIMGTYPASSVRAEMG
- the traD gene encoding conjugal transfer protein TraD, with translation MDPAKDPLKILRMTGFSALDEATLLGALLDLKAHMRKDGVMEDLHNKGREALRVLAARKSKP
- a CDS encoding DNA polymerase III subunit gamma/tau, giving the protein MSDETKPDAPAEEYRVLARKYRPTDFNTLIGQEALVRTLTNAIQSGRLAHAFMLTGVRGVGKTTTARIIARALNCIGPDGQGGETAEPCGVCENCTAIAEDRHVDVMEMDAASRTGVDDIREIIEGVRYKPVSARYKVYIIDEVHMLSKNAFNALLKTLEEPPEHVKFIFATTEIRKVPVTVLSRCQRFDLRRIDMDTLSAHFKGIVAKEGASVTDGALALISRAADGSVRDGLSLLDQAIAHTAGEVGEDAVRDMLGLADRARTFDLLDAVMKGDVEEALGQLASQYDSGADPAQVLEDMLELVHWLTRIKVTPSAADAPGVPEMERTRGGEMARGLSMAALTRGWQMLLKGLGEVRSAPSALQAAEMILVRLMYGLELPGPADVLKKLQDAPTTQPSSPGGGGAAMGGGGMTTMASGAPTQPSAPTTTHGPTMSSGFGAQAQTQAQAEIKPLSVSELQLPDPQTFAQVVELAETVGEMILHANLISNVHLVSFQPGRMEYHPTEHAPGDLAQRLGKMLNDHTTRRWVVSISNQPGQPTLRQQAQAAEAAEKAHAAEDPLVRAVLEAFPGSEIGEVKDTRAEIPPLTRPLEDEELDDDV